One Gadus morhua chromosome 1, gadMor3.0, whole genome shotgun sequence DNA segment encodes these proteins:
- the LOC115553125 gene encoding uncharacterized protein LOC115553125, translating into MEAHDLQAELSATTAKINYLRNAEAQAVDATFNAFNHTEFNAMNSYYEENIEKISGPIAEQTVRDTRPKDGVHVQFPVLTTTARTPRIPRIPRMPSLSPSFSTARPVHDQSHALQNMSLESFSVPQGGQVPDNLTKILEKQNQLTSLLVKQQLLHTLPKGDLAVFDGNILQYNSFIHSFEHIIESRTDNNQDRLQFLIQYTKGQAQQLVKSCQFMDANRGYIKARQLLKEHFGNAYRISCAYIEKALAWPVIKSEEPRALQDFALFLRSCCNAMEQLQYMEELDTISNMRKIIFILPYKLRERWRSKACEIQQRDIRVRMADLVSFIEKQASIVSDPVFGDIQEPSSSRVTSRPPVKPHLTGSFATQVDVKPIQRTSEETMTRDQPRANQNMVPDKACLFCNGKHELMTCVQFDSRPHEEKIEFVMQNGVCFGCLAKAGHISKDCGKRLQCTICNKQHPSALHIKETTLKSLQVSVKADEHTGADPGSSATFCTENLLNKLNIRGKRTNILLRTMNQEQSVITYMANGIEVSALNENNFIALPEVYTQKSMPVDTDSILKTEELARWPYLSDIQIPKIKAEVELLIGNNAPKAIEPWEIINSRENGPYAVKTLLGWVVNGPLDDSVVTDSSGHQKVTVNRTSVAKLEDLIVQQYNHEFNEKLDDKEMSIEDKRLIKIAEQRLIGLKRKLKRNETFRNEYTEFMEDVISNGHAEVVPQAELEREDGKSLETENEAVDLVRDLTCVCHKGGFHLTKWVSNSRTVLSHIPKEDRATEMKELHLDRDKLPTERAHPAFPPGLFQKSDKYIRWRWKQVQFLADLFWKRWTKEYLPLLQERQKWTTVRKGYQVDDIVMVVDSSAPRGSWNLGRIIEVKPDSRGLMRTVKIITKTGVFERPITKLCLLLEGAEKMTTKSSARDK; encoded by the exons ATGGAGGCTCATGACTTACAAGCTGAATTGTCTGCAACTACAGCCAAAATTAACTATCTCAGAAATGCTGAAGCACAAGCTGTTGATGCAACATTCAATGCATTTAACCATACAGAATTTAATGCAATGAATTCGTATTATGAGGAGAATATTGAAAAGATTTCTGGACCAATTGCTGAACAGACTGTAAGAGATACAAGGCCTAAAGATGGGGTTCATGTGCAATTCCCTGTTTTGACCACAACAGCTAGAACACCTAGAATACCTAGAATACCTAGAATGCCATCTCTTTCACCCTCTTTCAGTACTGCTAGACCAGTGCATGACCAGAGCCACGCTCTCCAGAATATGTCTTTAGAGAGCTTTTCAGTTCCACAGGGAGGACAGGTACCTGACAATCTTACCAAAATTCTGGAAAAGCAAAATCAGTTGACAAGTCTCCTAGTGAAACAACAATTGTTACATACTTTGCCAAAAGGAGATCTTGCAGTTTTTGATGGTAATATTTTACAGTACAATTCCTTTATTCATTCCTTTGAACACATCATTGAAAGTAGAACAGACAACAACCAAGACAGACTACAATTTCTCATCCAGTATACAAAAGGACAAGCTCAGCAGCTTGTCAAAAGTTGTCAATTCATGGATGCAAATAGAGGCTATATAAAAGCGAGGCAATTGCTTAAAGAGCATTTTGGAAATGCCTACAGAATCTCGTGTGCCTACATTGAAAAGGCCCTTGCATGGCCAGTGATCAAATCGGAGGAACCAAGAGCTTTGCAGGACTTTGCATTGTTTTTGAGAAGTTGCTGCAATGCCATGGAACAACTTCAGTACATGGAGGAGTTAGACACAATTTCTAACATGAGAAAAATCATTTTCATATTACCATATAAGTTAAGAGAAAGATGGCGCTCAAAGGCTTGCGAAATACAACAACGCGATATCAGAGTGAGAATGGCTGACCTGGTATCCTTCATTGAAAAACAAGCTTCCATTGTCTCAGATCCAGTTTTTGGTGACATTCAGGAGCCTAGCTCCAGCAGGGTCACATCCAGACCCCCAGTGAAGCCACATCTTACAGGTAGTTTTGCTACACAAGTTGACGTGAAGCCGATTCAGCGGACGTCAGAGGAAACCATGACACGAGACCAACCAAGAGCAAACCAAAACATGGTGCCAGATAAAGCATGTCTCTTCTGCAATGGTAAGCATGAGCTCATGACATGTGTTCAGTTTGATTCAAGACCACATGAAGAGAAAATTGAATTTGTAATGCAGAATGGAGTCTGCTTTGGATGTCTGGCAAAGGCTGGACACATCAGCAAGGACTGTGGGAAACGTCTCCAGTGCACCATCTGCAACAAGCAGCATCCAAGTGCCTTGCATATCAAAGAGACCACACTGAAGAGCCTGCAGGTGTCTGTCAAAGCTGATGAACATACTGGGGCCG ATCCTGGCAGCTCTGCTACTTTTTGCACAGAAAATctcctgaacaagctgaacatcagAGGAAAAAGGACCAACATCCTCTTAAGGACAATGAACCAAGAACAATCTGTGATTACCTACATGGCAAATGGAATAGAGGTTAGTGCATTGAACGAAAACAATTTTATTGCACTCCCTGAGGTGTACACACAAAAGAGTATGCCTGTAGACACCGACAGCATTCTAAAGACAGAAGAGCTAGCTAGGTGGCCTTACTTGAGTGATATCCAGATCCCGAAAATCAAGGCTGAAGTGGAGCTGTTGATTGGCAACAATGCTCCCAAAGCAATTGAACCATGGGAAATAATAAATAGTCGTGAAAATGGGCCATATGCTGTGAAGACCCTATTGGGATGGGTTGTTAATGGTCCTCTAGATGACAGTGTCGTGACAGACAGCAGTGGGCATCAGAAAGTTACTGTCAACAGGACATCAGTTGCAAAGCTGGAAGATTTGATTGTACAACAGTACAATCATGAGTTCAATGAGAAATTAGATGACAAAGAAATGTCAATAGAGGATAAAAGATTGATCAAAATTGCAGAGCAGCGCCTAATAGGCCTGAAAAggaagttaaaaagaaatgaaaCATTCAGAAATGAGTACACAGAGTTTATGGAGGATGTGATCAGCAATGGACATGCTGAAGTGGTGCCACAAGCTGAACTTGAAAGAGAAGACGGCAAGTCTCTTGAAACAGAAAATGAAGCCGTCGACCTGGTGAGAGACCTTACCTGTGTTTGCCACAAGGGAGGATTCCATCTAACCAAATGGGTGAGTAACAGTCGCACTGTACTGTCTCATATCCCCAAAGAAGACCGAGCGACTGAAATGAAAGAACTTCATTTGGACAGGGACAAACTCCCTACAGAAAGAGCCCATCCTGCTTTTCCCCCTGGACTATTTCAGAAGTCAGACAAGTACATCAGATGGCGCTGGAAACAAGTTCAGTTTCTTGCCGATCTCTTTTGGAAGAGATGGACCAAAGAATACCTACCCCTGTTACAGGAAAGACAAAAATGGACTACAGTCAGGAAAGGATACCAAGTAGATGACATTGTGATGGTAGTGGACAGTTCAGCCCCTCGTGGGTCTTGGAACCTTGGAAGAATAATAGAAGTCAAACCAGATTCCAGAGGTTTGATGAGGACAGTGAAAATTATTACGAAGACTGGCGTGTTTGAGAGGCCAATAACCAAGCTCTGTCTGCTTCTGGAAGGAGCAGAAAAGATGACCACAAAGTCATCGGCCAGAGATAAGTAG